In the Besnoitia besnoiti strain Bb-Ger1 chromosome IX, whole genome shotgun sequence genome, cgcggcggcctccagcggTGTCTGCTTGTCGAAGTGCGCGAGAATCTTTTCCACTTCCTCTGAACTCGGGACGCCGATGTTGTCGGTCATGTCTGTGCTCACGTTGGCTTCGAGGATTTTCCTGTGGACCcggggagacgcagcaggggGAGCGGAAATGACCGCCCCGCGGTGTGAAAAAGACCCTGACTACTCCTCCGCTGGAGTGCTGCCTGTAAGTATCACAGCGGGATCCGGGCAAATTCACTTACTTGCAGGCGTAATTGAGCTCGCCGGTGCACACAGTCCCGTAGATGTATTTCGCAGCGTGTGTGGGGGAGTTCGGGTCGTTGACTGCCTGAACGGGAGCGTTGGTGCCCGATGCTTCCGCTGTTTGTTTAATCTCCACTGTAAAGACACAGAAAAGTGGATGGTGCGGGACTCAACGTGACTCGACACACTGCGCTTCCAGCACAACCGTTCGTCCCTACTGTcaggcctctccgcgcgcaagGCAGAGGTTCCTGGCATCGCCAGGGGTTTCTCTATCCATCCGTCTGTCTAGCCAGATGACACCATCGTTCAAGTTCGGACTGAAGCGATTTGCACGGCCAGGGGTGCGCTGGTCGCtaggcgcggctcgccgcgggagaCAGAGGTCGCTTGCGCCGCCGACTCACAGCCTGTGTACGTTCGGAAGTCGAAGAGCCCGTTCGGCCCGAGCGCAGCAGCTTGCCTGAAGGCCTCGCCCAGCTCTCGATTCAGGCACATCTGGTTGTTCGTCTGCCACTGCGCCTGGTACGCGCTGCACCAAGCGCGCACACTCCGGAAGGCCGCAGCCGACATCTCCACGACCTGACCGTCTGTCAGGGGAGTCATCGCCTGCAGGACATGAGAAAAACGAGAGGAGGCATCCGCTCCAGCAGCCAGAACGAAAGCTTTTCGGCGAGACTCGCGCAGCCAACGGATCGCCgagagggcagcgcgccgcggctgtgaGCGCGAGGCAAGTGAGTACCCAGGAGTTTGACCGTGGATACGGCGAAGCTTGTCAGCCTTATAGCAAGCTGAATATGTAGCTGCACAGACAGCTCCGGACCCATCACTTCCTCGAGAAATAATTCGGGCAGACAACGTCGGCAAAGCCCGAGAGGAGCGTGCCAAACTTGAGGCCGGGAACGGAGGCAAGATCAGCGGGCGCAGCCTCCAGTTACGGGGGGCGAACGCGGAGATATGTCGGGGGAAGAAAGACTCGAGTCACGCGAGAAAGTGCACTCCAAAAACTCCAGCAAAGCTGTTTCCGTGGACGGGTCCCTCCGTCAAGCTCGGTCGTGGTGGACTCACCGACGGAGCTGGGGCTGCGAGCGTCTTCTCAGCTCTagaggctgcgcgcagcgcgagggcgtcAGCGACGATCCTCCATGAACCCTcgaaaacgaagacgaggctcaggagaggaagaaggcgttTGAGGCCTGTAATGTGTAGCATTGTGCTGTGGAAGCAAGGAAAGCACTATGCGAGCGGCCGACGACCGCCGCGGGATACCGCTAGCCGGGCACTTCACGTTCCccgcgacggagagaagaaagagtgCTCTGAGTCAGGCTCCACGCTCGAAAAGGACCGGAAGGCTTGGCCCGAGATGTCTCCCGGCGAACTGGAGAGAAAAACTCAAGCAGAGACGCAAGACAAGGGCGAGGAAAAAGAGCGGCGGGCTGCCAGTGCGAGAGCGGCCCAACCGGCTGGGGAGAGGTGGGCACTGGAACGGGTCACGACGCAGACAATGCCAGCACTCGCGTAAGGTTAACATGTGATATTTTGTAGCGAAAGTGCCACAGGAATACCGCAAATTGCATCAGTCATTCAAGACACTAAGCCGAGTGGAGGCAGCAGCTTTTTTTCCCTTCTCCAGGCGGCACAGCAGCGCGTTGAGTCTGGAAGCGGGACGATGCGGAGTTGCTCAAGACGGGCTGCCAGCCAGTCGACGCCGAAACGGCATGCAGGCTTTGCGAGTCAATCCTCAACTCCAAGCGCATGTTCGCAGAGACGTGCCGGGCACTTTCATTAGTCAGACAGAGTGAAGACATGCCACTGACAATAGCTGTGGTCCAACAAAATGTGCATCGGCGGGAGTCGGTTCCATTTCTGCACGCGAACAGCGCCACTCGGTTCCGCGCCGTGGAGGGCGGGTGGCGCGTCCACGTCTTGCAGTAGGGACATCAGCACGAGTTATTGGAAAAAGTTGAAGACTGCGGCTTACAAGGCCTTCTACATCCTCCTCAGCCCTCTCGGATGCCCGCCCGGTGGGCCAACTGTTTTCCAGCCAAAACAGACGTGTGCGGTCTCGGAGAAGCGGAGGTGCGGAGGAGATCTGCCGAAGGTCAttcgcctctgtcgcgcaCGAATGGCGGACTAAGCTTGTCGTGAAAGTAAAGTAACCGCTAACGCGGGAAAAAAGGGAGACGCACATAAGCGGGGCTGTGGAGAGCTTGTGTGTGAGCACGCGTCGTAAAGCAGGGTAGAAGCACGCTCGTATCGTTCGCGGGTTTCTGTGGCCTTGTTGGACTACGGAAAGGTGATAACAAGGCAGAGGTAGCAGATAGGAGTTGTCCCTtcaggcggcaggcgggccTGGTTAAGAAGGGCAGGAACCGGGGCAGGCAGACGGCGGTCGGAAGTGAAGTGTTGCAGCCGCGTTAGTGCAGGCATGGAGAGTGTGCCACAGCTGCGGCTTCCCGAGAGATCGTCGTACCAAGAGGTCGTCTGGTTGGTCTTCCTCGGTGTACAGAGAGGCTGGGCCAGGTGAAAAGCGTCTAAGCGGCACTGGCATCCTACGAGATCCTAGGTGGAACGCTTTGTCTGTCAGGATTGATTCCCTCCCGGGCGTTCCCCTTGTCAGGTAAGCCTACTCCGAGAGGCGAAACGGGCCGCAGTTTCATCGATGCCGGTCAGAAACCCGAGCAGAGAAGTGAGTATGCGGCAGAGAAGCTTAACCGGGCCAAACAAAATTCTGTCCGAACCAGGAATCGAACCTGGGTTTACACGGCCACAACGTGTTGTCCTAACCTCTAGACGATTCGGACCAAAGGCCGGTTGTCGTTTCCCTATCCAGGGTCTCACAAGTTATCCAAGTCATGTATAGATAGTCAAGATCCGACGTAGGCGAGGGAATACCTTGCTGTTACTCACGGCTAAACACTGCTCTTCATATTGCCACGGTCAGGACTCTGCAGTGTCCTAACAAGCTTTCCGGCGAGGCCGTGCCAAACGATGTTTGGGGGGAAGAATACTACGTTGGGAGGATAGATAAGGGTCGTGTATGTGAGAGTTTAAAAAGGATACAGGGGAGCGCTGCGCCGTTTTACCGAATGGTGTACCATCTTACGCTGAGCAGACCTGTTCAGAGAGTGGGTGCCAGCTGGGGAGTGAACATGCGTATTTGACTGTCGCCGCATGGGTGTGAGAGGGTATGGAGACAATCATTTTTCACCGCTTCACAGGTCATCAGTTTTCCTGTCACAGCTGTCTTCTTTGCCCCACCATTCGACCAAGCATCCAGGGGAAGCCCTAGTTGCCCTAGCCATAACGGCTAGCTTCACATTTGAAGGTGCTGATGCTGGGCTCCAGCGTCGCGGTCACGGGCGGTCAAGTGTCGAAAAACCATCTCGCAAGGAGTTGACTCGGTTGCATACATTCAGACAGTGTGACAAGTATACGTCTTACATCGATAGAGAACAGCGCAAAAGCCCCCTGCACGAAGTATACTGCCAGCAGCATTAGACGGCAGTTTTGCTTCTCTAGAGGAAGCAACGTGGAGGCGGGGATGGTGAAGCGTCAGCAACTGCAGAACGGACGAAGGAATGTCGCACTCTATCTGCGGCTACCGTACCGCGCAATGGCGAGTGATTTGACTCCCGAAGAGGAACACTGCCGGCGGTCGCTGAAACGATCTAAAGACCTCTGCACAATTCGAGAGTACCACTTGACTTTGCCCGTCGTTCACACCCCTGCCCTGCGTCACTATTGATGTCACCAAGGTAAGGTTACAGATTCCCGGCTAGCTCTGTATCGACCTAGCGAATTCGTATCGAGGTCTGTATCGAGTCATCGACTCGCCTGTCATGATCGCGGGGGGGAACATACATTTCTTGTCAGTCTTACGTTGAGCACCGTCATTGATGTCACTTCCGTATTCGTTTTGTTTTCTGCCTCATGTGATAAGCTCACGTCGGAAACACAGCGCAGATCCAGCGCTCCACAGGCGATTCATTTCTGCTTTTTGGGGTCGCGGGACGAGATCTGTTTTCTCGAAGCGCCGTAAGCACGTCGGTTCACTGCGTCTCTGATTTCCTGATTTGGGGTTTTTGCCCGAAAACAAAGATAATTCGTCAAGGACATCGCTTCAGCATACCCGTTTCTCCCCCATGTTCTGCCGCGCCGAGCTGCCATATGGTTTTGACGATTCCATGGTGATGGGTAGACTTATTGTACTGCGCGGTAAACAGTGGCACgatgaagaaggcgcaggtTCTTTTAAGTGCCATTTTCATCTCCGGATTGTCTTGTTTCGCACTTGCTATCCCCAGTCGTCTTCGCGGAGGAGCCACAGTTCGACTGCTAGAGACAGCTCCTCATATGTCCATCGATCTGATCAAAAAGATGAACGAAGTTGGCAGAGTCAGGGGGCAATTCCAAACGTTCTACGATCCGTATGTGGAAAGCGAACAGGGGACTCCACGGAGGCAGTTGTTGATTGACAGGAAACAGCTACAGGCGGAAGCTATCGACTTGCACCACCGCGTTCAGCGGCTCAAGGATGATTTGCGAAAGGATGCCGAAAATGTGAGAGGCCTGCTGGCAAAGCTAAAGCAGTGTCACGAGAATGGCAATGCGGAAGCTGCCGGACGCCAGCACGAAGTGCAGCTCGTGATTTGGAAGGTCGGGGATGTCCTCAGTCAAGTCGAGGATGTCCTCAAGAGGGATGATGAGACATACGGGCATCTCAATCTGGAAAAGCCCACTGAGCAACCCTAGGGCCCCGCGAGCGAGTCGAGTTCCACTATCGTCTTGACGGACGATGGTGGAGCCATGGGGGCACCCCTGCACTGTAAACCTGTGGCAGATTTCAGTTTAGAGGCTTGGCTGTTACATTTGTTCGCTTCCAAAGAAGTACCGTGTAGGAAAACAGTTCTGGATGGCCATCCATAAGTGTGCTAGCATGCGAAAGAGGTATTTGTTTGAAAACTGGGTGAATGATGGCCCGAGTGCATGCTGCGTCTGGTATCTGGTCATCTCTGTTGTTGCCGGTCTGCAGACTGCTTGGCGAAGGCTGGGATGGATCGAGATCTTTACTCGGTCTGCCTACTTTGTGTCACGTCTGTGCACCGACCTCAGTTGTTGCCAGAACACGTCCCGCGCTACATTTCTATTGCGTTTTGGCCAGGATAAAACCTCTGAACTTCTTTCACCACGAGGCTGGAAAGTAACGGAGCCTTGCCCAAAGAGACTCCGAACTTTTAGAAGCTCGTCTTCCAGCCTTGTTTCATAAAGCTTAAGAGTCATCCGCCGTGGAACGAATTATCTTGTATGCCGCAGGAGTGCAGAAAGACAGCAACTCATTGGCTTTGCCTTCAGCTTCAGCGTTTAAATGGCCTGCTTCGTAAGGGTGGTGGCGTCAGAAGGCACTCCACTTAAGCAGCGCTGCTCTATTGCAGTGGCCGCTGCAGTCTGATCTCTCTCTGAGCCGCGCTTCAGCAGCGATCCACTGCTTCGTTGCCGCGCCGATACCAATATTGTGTAGGCAGCGAAGTCGGAGGCACACATCGAGCCAATGATCCTCGACAGACAGACCGCTagcacgccgcagcgctgTATTGTCTGGTAGAGCGGCACTAACCGACTGCATGGTATCCGGCAGTGTTGAGTATCGCGAAACAACCCCCAGAAACGCGCCGGTTTAGACAGCCCAGCGACTGCATCGATGCGGCAGGAGTCAGCGGACTCATGTGGATCCCTGCTACtgtgcgcgcccgcgcatcGGTTTCTGGCGaatttctctttctcttggCACGCCTTGCTGGAAAGATAGCTTCTATAGGGAGTTTTGCCAGGGGTATCTACCCCGGGAAAATGGCGTGTCGTATGCGGGCTGCCGCACTGGAATTCTCTAGCAGTTCAGAAGACTCGATTGCTGCCTTGCAGCTATCACTCGAGGCTTCCTCGTCACACCggccgcagccacgcgcaactctacagtggtattagcagtatctcGTGTCGTTTTCGTGTGGTCAGTTTCACGAATGTCCACCGCCCACACAAacagaaagagaagagaagagcggGGCGCTCCACGACGCGAAATCCTGCAGTCACTCTCCTACAGCCCTGCGAAGCCCGAGACTCCCAAAGGCtacagacgcgcagcaggccgaTTCAAAAAGTTAGGACGCACCTGCTGTCTTTGCAACCGCCTAGAAGGCACTAACTACGCACCTCTCCGAACaaataaatatgtatatatagacataggtatgtatatatatatatacatacgtttacgtatatatatatatatatatatatatatatatatatatatatatatatatatatttgcacagagatagatagatggtGCGTGCTCGTTTGCCGCACGCGTGAGGTACCTGCGTTCAGGGAAGCGAGAGGCCCGCGTGACTCCTATTTagtgaagacgaagagaagacagaaagaaaGTGACGCATGCGGGCCTACCGCCGAAGGCGGCCGAAATACGCCTGGTAGAGACACGCAGATGCTTTGATCGCCACAGTCATAAGCAGTAAAACAAGCATATCCACGCTCCACAGCCACTGCGGAGGTGTGAGCCGGCTGCCTGAGGCCGTGCCTGCAAACCCGTAAGCCTCCAAGAGCTCCTCGCAGCTCGCATAGCCGAACTTCGCTGCTTTCTCGGGGCTCTGAAGGCACACGCAGCACCAACCCGTGGCACGGAACAAAAGTCCTTCAACGCcacacgcgctgccgcagagaggaggagctgcctcgtcgtcgaggtaggggggcgggagggagggggggggggggggggcgggggaggcacCCAGCAAGCCTGCATTGAGGCGTCCAGGCAGAAGAATGTCGACGAGCGCCTCTCACTCTCTTCGCTCCTCCTGCCTCGGGGAAGCAAATCGCACCGCGAAGCAGAACGCGAGGAGGCCAACGCGCCACGCACGCCGAGGACTGGTTTCGCACATCACACGACGAGTTCGTTTTCCGAGTCTTACCCCGAAGATGTCTGCATTGTCCCAGTAGAGAATGATCGCGACTCCGTCGAGCAAGTAGtagaagggagagagataCACCAGCCAGGTCAGCCAAACAGGCACAGATCTGCAAACAAAAAAGCCGACTCCGCGCACGTGTGCTTCGCTCGTCTCACATTCGCACGCAACTCCTGCCCTGTTGCCCGTCTCTCCCCGCCTGCATCCCCCCTGCCTCCTCCACGCGGCCCTCTCGGGGGACACGCGATAGACTCCCCACAGGGCCAAGGCGCTTCGGAAGAAGAGCAATCCGTCTGTCTCGCCCTtctgtgtctctgtcgccgtccgcctcctcgcggaaCTCAGCAGAGCCccctgcgtctcgccttcgcctccttccgtCTCGCTTGGTGCTGCCagttcgcctgcctctctcagGACTTACTTGGGGTTCGCGTTGTAGCCGTTCACCACGGAGAAGAGCGCCAGCCAGCCACCAGCGAAGGTGTTTGCCATCATGTACGTCGGACAGACTGCCGCGCCACACTGCATGACCGCGTCAACGACCTGACGCAAAAACGCGAGGCGCCGTGACGCACACCGCAGCAACTTGAGCtagtctctcgcgcgcagtTTCCTACTTCACACGTGCTTTGTGTCTATGCTTGCTTCGGTTTCGCGAGCAGCTGGAGCCGTCTCTCGCTTGtgcagcgaaggaggcgcgcggaagcaATGCGTGAGTTGTTTTTACATGCAGACGAAGCCTAGTCATGCCAAAATTTAAAAGGGTGATCTACGAGCTCacgctcgccgcgacggcgccgttTTCCCTTCTGCGCCAATACAGCACGAAAACAGGGAACTAGAGATGTCTAAAACTTCACCCGAGTATCTTAAACAACGAGACGATGATGAGTCACCCGCAtcgtgcgccgcctgcgaaaTGAAGAATACACAGCTATCGTGTGTGACTTGGCATGCGGTAGACCGCGCATGGCTGCCTTGGTTTCAAGGGCCTCTGCCTcacga is a window encoding:
- a CDS encoding hypothetical protein (encoded by transcript BESB_014880), producing MNEVGRVRGQFQTFYDPYVESEQGTPRRQLLIDRKQLQAEAIDLHHRVQRLKDDLRKDAENVRGLLAKLKQCHENGNAEAAGRQHEVQLVIWKVGDVLSQVEDVLKRDDETYGHLNLEKPTEQP